TCTAGCACCGCTGATTTCGTGTTGTCATTGGGTGCAGGCTCATTGCCTCCCAGCGCACGAGTGTGCGCCAAGTCTCACTACTGCGAACGGTACTTGCCGGGAGTGCAACCAAACTCTTTGGAGAACATGCGACTGAAACCCGCAGCATCGGCGATACCTACGCGAGCGCCAATGGTCTGAACTGAGAGGGCTGACAGTAAAGGGTCACGCAATAAACGTGATGCCTCGGTTAGCCGGCGGTGGCGAATCAGTGCAGCAACACTGTAGGGCTGGTTTTCAAACAACGAATGCAAAGTGCGAACCGAGATGAAGTGGGCCGCAGCGATTTGAGCGGGATCTAGTTCGACGTCACCCAGGTGATGATCGATGTAGGCAGTGATCTTTTCGCGTTGCCTAGATTTAGTATCAGCAACTGTTTCCAGGCCAAGAACTCCACCCAGTGCGGTAGCGAGGAGATCAACGGTATTTCGCGCCAAAGGATAACCACCAAACTCATCCCATTGAGCCAAGTTAGTTCCTAAGTGGTTCATCAACGGTGCAACAGTTCCAGATAATGGATGGTTACTTTTCAGCGCTAGAGCCGTCACCTGCCCGACCTGTTCAGTGGACAACCGAAATTGGTGATGAGGTATGAGGGCAACAATGATCGTGGCTGGCTTCTCAAAGGCCAATGTATAGGGGCGCTGGGTGTCATAGATAGCCAAGTCCCCGGGCGCTAGAACGGTCTCGCGTCCGTCTTGAAGTAGCAATCCG
The nucleotide sequence above comes from Glutamicibacter sp. B1. Encoded proteins:
- a CDS encoding helix-turn-helix domain-containing protein, whose protein sequence is MYQIQHVDSFTAWSRLISDAFVQLRSEQVTGGHFSASLGMNMLGDIGLMRINARPHAVQRTTDLTNSGDGEFYKVSYQLDGYGLLLQDGRETVLAPGDLAIYDTQRPYTLAFEKPATIIVALIPHHQFRLSTEQVGQVTALALKSNHPLSGTVAPLMNHLGTNLAQWDEFGGYPLARNTVDLLATALGGVLGLETVADTKSRQREKITAYIDHHLGDVELDPAQIAAAHFISVRTLHSLFENQPYSVAALIRHRRLTEASRLLRDPLLSALSVQTIGARVGIADAAGFSRMFSKEFGCTPGKYRSQ